The Coffea arabica cultivar ET-39 chromosome 10e, Coffea Arabica ET-39 HiFi, whole genome shotgun sequence region GTACAAGTCAAATACTAGTATCAAGAATTTAAGTTGAAATCAACAGTTAACGGACCACCCCAACTGCAATCTGATTGTCATCTTCTTCGTTATTATTTCGCGCCACTAAAACTTTAGTGCGGTGGCCTCCCCTCCTCCTTGTGATACACCAGGAATCCCAGATAGAATATTCATTCGAGGGTTCCTCTACCCTTTTTCAAAGGAAATTACCACCATTTCTACATGATTAGGCTGAGCCCCAGCATGATACACTTTCTTTCCTTGAGATTAGTATGAGTGTCACTTGCTCTCCGTTTTAATTCCACCAAATTTCACGCCTAATTCAAAtcttaaattattaaaaactaaTTAGTCTTCCTTTCAGAACAacatttaaacaaaaaaaatttacacgAGTCTGCAGCTTCCAGTATAcaaattaaaatgaaatttttatgagaaaaaaaattagaagttACCATGAGTTGATAATAATCCTAGGTAAATTTGTTTTACTTCATTGTACACCCAGATTGCCCACTTGAACCGCTGCTGAAATATATGTTCAATTTCTTAATAAATGATTAAACAGAGAGATTCTAGAATTTTATATGTGATTTTGAATCTCAGCTTAGTGTACAGATATCCCAAGAAATTCTTAAATGCAGCGACTGTGATAGTTAGTAGATTATGCAGTAGGACCAACtgaataaaaataatttgaaaatctTCAAAGAAGTGCTTAGAAGCTAAATAATGGAAACCTCCTTGTTGTCTATTGATTAATTGGACTATAAGATACTAGTACTGCATTCACATTTTGCGGAAAGTATTGGATTGTATGATAAGGTGGGACGGATAGTAAGTAGAAGGTTTTGAATTTAAGACCTTTaatttatcaagaaaaaaaaaatttcaaatttttctcTGGCATAAAAAAAAGCCTAAACTCAATTTAATCAAATGGGTGCTAAAGTGGAAGCCCAAGTTTAATCGCGACAGGCCTCACTCGTCCCCATCTACATCATTATCATTTAGTCCTGGTCCATAATCAAGTAAGCTAATTTCAGTAATTAAGACTAGAACGAAGTATCTCCACAAGAATTTTTTGGCATATAATTAAAAGGGCCTACATTTCTTTCGCTTGCACCTCTTGTATTAGACTGAGTATGCCATGGAATAGAATTAGATAAGTTGATATATATAGTTTGGAACTTTGGATACTTTTTAAGTTCAAATCCTGCAGCCAACTATCCTTCATTGTTAACCTTTAAATATTGTCGTGATTCCCTATTGCGTTGGGTATGTAGCCTGTCCTGGCCATTTTCCCAACCCAAAAGGTTTGGCAATTGTGATCTGATCTAACCTTAAAatggtttgcaaaacacagtaGATCACAAAGGGATGGCGACTAAGgttttgtttgataaaattgaatctgaattctgaaattcaaatactgaaataattaatttgttgaattttaagcATTGAAAAGAAACATATGAATGTCTTAATTTTAATACTAagtctatttatactgtttgataaatatttataactgaatgtttaataagtttaatttgacaattttgcccttatatcttttcattcaaaaaagaaatagaacctatgatttaattagattaaaattgttaggtatgaaaatgacaatatttatttttagatcaaattaatataaaagatgaaaatatattatatgaggagtatggagaagatgtgaaagtcattaaaaagggagaaaagagaaactgaaaaccgttagatagagaatatcatattatttaattaaataaaaattttgaacataattaataaATAAGGGTAAATTTGGTAGATAAAATATGGTAGTTGAAGTAATTACTCCCTCCCTctgtcccattttgatagttctagtttttttttttcacacagtttaagaaaaagtagttaactttattggaaaaacaaatttagattactattttcctaaaatacacttacattaaataatttggcttttcatatatcaatgtgttttggaaaatctaaatgcattaaatggggtaggttacATTCAATACTaacaatctatattaaataaggtAGTTTATAGTAAATAACAACATATattaaataagggtattttagagaaattaaaagacaactacattcttcaattgaaaagtggactacaatttgggacaaacgaaaaacaaaaacaaaaaaatacatacaagtTCAAcaaatagattttcatttatcaaacactcaaaatatCTGAATGTTTGAAAAGGTTCAAATTCagtacttttttatgttatcaaattGACCCTAAAGAGCATGTGTCACGGAAAGTTTGGGCTTTTCAGAAAATGGTGTCGTTTTCTTGGCCAAATTTCTAGTGGTGGTGGGgctttttggggggggggggggggggggttatgCGGTTTCAAATAATTATATGATGCAAGAGATTAAAGTTCTATTGAACATATTCTTAATCTGATCATTGATTTTAAGTACAAtttcttcattatttttcttggttcaaaaaagttgaaaaaaatgGGTTAACCTCCCATTTTAAGGTTGCCTGAGGATTTAGAGGTCCAGAATCCtaatctttcttttccttctccacTTCTTAAATTCCACCATTTTCTTGTTAAATGGAAGATGGGCAGGTgaagagagaggaggaagaGAGGGTGGCAAGGGAAAGGatgaaaaaagagaggaagagagaagaGGAAAAAGGGAGGAAGGTGAAAGGGAAAAAGGGAGGAGGAAAGGGAGGGAGAGACGAAAAAATGGAAGGAAGGGTGAGCCGGCTTTGGCAACTGCAGAAGAAGTGAAAATGATTGAGAAAGGTGGTGAGAGGACAGAAAAATTGGGTGTGCCTTTCAGAATTTTAGGTGtgcatttaaaaattttgtaacGTTTTCAAAAATTCCTATGGAtagaattgttaaaaaaaaaaaaaaaaaaaccagtataatagaaactgaaaaaaaaaaatttcaccaccTAAGTAGACCCATAGAATTAACTTTCGTTTCTCCAGTATTCATAgaattaacatttttttttaaaaaaaaatttaaaagaaggagaagaagaaccGAAGGAGTAGTTGCAATGGCAGGTTGCTTTGTCATTTACCATTCTTTGACAACAGAGGAATCAATGCAGCACCAGCAATTCAATGACTAGCCACCGGAACCATCTCAGTCATACCGTCCACTTCTTCAACTAATCCAATTTTCTTGTACAATATCCAATTTTTCCATTGAGATCTCTAGCaccataataataataatgacttCTAGAATCGTCGGAATAAATCCAGTTTCTTCTTAATTAATGCTCAATTGCTCATCATACTAGCTACTACTACAGCCTTTGAAACTCAATTCTCAAGGAACGTTAATTTCCCAGGAAACAGGAaccaaacaataaaaacaaacaaaaaaagatgGCCAAATTAAACAAGAAGTTTAGCAAGATCTTACACATCAAAAGTCGagaataacaataacaatagaTATATTCTAGTCTAAAAACGGGGACATAATTAAACATCAAGTGAAAATTGAAAGAGCAGTAAGCAACACAAACGATTCAATTCCCATGGTAATACTGCATCATTTACACGCCAATTAAGCCAGTCCCCAcatcactcttttttttttttttttttttttgactgcTTGAGCATTTTTCCATCACCACATCTCAGATGCTAATTATAACTAGATAATATACTTTTAATTCAATAGGACGGCTACTGCTCGTCATCCCCCTCTCCACCCCACATTCAATGGGCACAGTGAAGGCTGTTGGCAAACAAAATACTATTGATCAGCAGGCCAAGTTGATGATCAAAATAATCACCAATTAATAAGGAAACATATCAGCTGAGGCCATGATTGGCTGATTAGGATAAGTCAAGTTCCACGGGTTATTCATGAAAATCTCAGAATTGGGCTGAAGCTCCAGAGTGTCCAACATGCCGTTGCTGGTATTCATGTAACTTAAGATCTCATTCAAAGACTGCAGTCTCTGAGTTAGTTCCGTCAACTGAGCCCTCAAGACTGAATTTTCAGCCTCCACATTCAAGAACTGTTGGGTAGTGATATTCATGGTTGAGAGAATCTGGCTGTTCTCCTCCTTGATTTGAGCCACCTGGGCCGTCAGATCATCCAAATGCTTCTGTTTTCTCATTCGGGATCTCCTTGCAGATTCCCTATTGGATTGCATTCGCTTCCTCTTCCTTTGGTCCATCAACAGCTGAAGGTCTCCTTCAGATCCAGAGTTCTGGATCTGACTAGAAGTTGACCCCGAAGAATTACCACTAGAGGAAGCCATGGTGACAGAACTACACTATTTACACCAAGCAGCTTATGATATACTATATAAAATAGTAATCCTAAACTTACAAATCCAGAAAAACAGACGCAGATCCCAGAAATTTATTTCAGCAAAACAGCTTTATGATATGTCCTATTATGCACTAATTACtattaatacatatatatatatatataaatcaagCACTAGTGAGCGAGATGTTTATGAGAAAACATAAAACCAGTAGAGGAAAACAACAGAGAAAGATTGAACGAGATGGGTCCTGCGCCTGAGGGAGGAATTTATCATAAGCCCGGAACGGAGGATTTCACTAACAACAGGAGACATGAGTCTCAAACTGGAACATATGCAGCCTCAAGATTCATGGAGACAAAAGAAAGTTTTTTTGTtaagtatgaaaaaaaaaaccaacaaagatTCAATCTTTTTCTTGCCAAGATCGAAACTTTTGCTGCCAAGATTGAAACTTTATGAGCTAGATATCAAATGGGCTTTTGGTAATAAGCAAAGGGAGGAGGACACTGAACTAGAAATCAGACCCCTAAGGAAGCAGAATCTGAAGGGAGAGAGAGCAAGGCAGCCCAGAGAAAGCAAAGCCTTACTTAAACTACAAAGAAGAAGATGGCAGCTGTGTAGAAATAAGATGTACAAAGGCTAAAAGGAGGAGGAGAggagaagaggaagaggaagaggttTTTGAGGTAGAGGTGGGGAGGATTTATAGCAGAAAAACGGTaagcatgaaaatgaaaggaaagaCAAAAAAGTTGGGAAGGGCCATAATTTAATGGTTAATAAATGAAAAGGTAAAATGGGAAAAAGTGAAGGGCTTTGAAATCTCCTATGAGCGATGAGACTAGCGAAGTGGGGGAGGGGGGGGCTGGGGTGAAGACGAGATTTCCACGGCCGCCCAACGCCAAGTTCCAGCTGTATGAAGCAAACCATAGAAGAAGAAGACACCGAAACTTTTTGTATGAAATCAATGCAGATGCACTTGTGCTTTCTGACAGATTTTCTTACCTTGTTTTCACCACCGTCTTGGCGGTAAATGAGAATCGTTTTACCATCATCTAAAAttgtttaaaataattattttttaatagtATGAtgcatataaaataaaaaattaattaaatattttaaaaattatatttgcgattaaaaaaaaaaaatttcctatcCGAATAGGTGCTATTTGGTTCAACAAATTTTGGTTAAGATGAATGCATGACTTCTTCGAGGTTGAAAAAGTTGAGTGTGACAATCGTAATAAACTATAAAGAGACACGTTTATTTCCCTAATTTTCTTAATGCTAAGTTGATTGTTTCAATCCCATTGTGCTCGTGAAGTAAAGCCAAGCATGAAATTAATACATATGAACTACTTTGCTCAACTATTTCTTGTTTGAATGCTAGGAATATGTGTTAAAATTTACACTTTTCAGTGAAGTGAAAAATGCGGTATATGCGCATAATATCTTAGAAATCGTGTTGTATTTATTAAGTACGTACAAAACAGATTAGCGTCGGAATTATCTTCgaagaaaattattttctgGCTGCAAAagaaacaacttttgctacagctAGATCGTTCGTTTTTGGAGCTAGTCTATATGAACTCTTGTTGGTGCACTCTTTTACGAATAATAATAATCGCACGTCCTCaaacctttttctttctttttcttttataggTTTAAAGGGTGACGACATCGCACTTTATTAGATTTCCTCGAGTTAAATCAGCAATTATGTACTACTAAACATCACGGAAACTAATAATATATGTGAGTGGCAAAACAATCAACAACTTGTAGTCGATCAGGCAATAAATGGACGGCTTGCTAGTTTTGATACTCCCTCTATATTATATTCCATtaattgagaaaagaaaatgatgagaTTAACTGATTAACTTGTTCCTTTTATCTAAATATCCAATCCTCGCACGCCAAAAATCGAAAGAAAGATATCGCTGCGTTATATACACCATTGTTCCTTTTAAATGATGTCACCTGGACCTCAAGTTTCTTTCTTAATTTTCGAAATCACTTCAACTTAATTTTATACACTAGCTAccaaattcttcttcttcttcttcttcttccttttttcttttccttttttcagtGCTAGCTACAGGATAAGTGAAACGTTGGTTACAGCAGTAAATTACAAGTTTGGGACTGCATTCAAAAGCCTGCATATACTGATCCACCGAAAGATTATTGGAATTCTTTTTTAAAGTAAAGTTCAAATGGCAGTTATGTTCTTTATCCATGTGGTCGACCGCATAGTCCATCAATGTCTAAACATTGAAAAGCAAAGCAAATAATCAACCAACAATGTCCTTGAGGTATATTCTGTCTCTACtcttaattagttaatttaattTATGTGGGTGATTATGGAGAAGAAGCTTGCCATGTGggattaatatatatatattttgcgtGCAAAAAAAGGAGATACCCACCATCAATGGCGGTGTTTAATGTGTGCATAAGAGCTTTTGTTGGATTCTGTCTTTTTAACCCCACAAATTAAATTTGTTTTAGGAGCTGGCAGCCTGGCCTTCCCATTTAAGGTTAACTCTGgttccaaaaagaaagaaaacgatGCTCTTCATCATGATGTCCGTACCAGTTTCTGTTCCATATTTCAAAGTATATATGGCCGAGTTAAGATGTTTTACCTGTAATCAATCAATCGAAAAGTCATAGATTCAAGTCATTAAGGGTTAAAGTCGATGCTCTTCATCATATATGTCTATTCCAGCTTCTGTTCCATATTTTGAAATATGGTCTAGCTAGTTAAGATGCTTAACCTGTAATGTAATCAAGAGGTCATAGATTCGAGGGATCGATAAGTGAGAAACTACTATTGATACGAGGGCCACTTTatgcttgaaaaaaaaaaaaaaaaaaaactaacgtTAGAACGAAGACAACTGTGATAGCCTAACAAAAGATCAAATTAATGTATAACTCAGATATTTTGAGCCATTAATGTTCTACCCTTCCTTAAACATCATGAAGCACAACCAACTTGTTGCTGGTGTGAAATATTTTTTTGCTGTTCTCGTGCTAAGGGATATGATCGAGTGTGATGATTATGGGTGGTGGGGTTGACATGTGggttggaattttggcattttcgactTGTTGAATGTGCTACACGCTACTAAGCCTTGCTTCAAATAACCATCGCCGTTCAATTATGTTCTCCAGGATGACAAGTAAATGCTAAAAGTTAAAAACTACACATTCAATCTCAATCGAGTTACATGGTAGACGAATGTGTTATTTAAGAAGCAATTCGATCGACATTCTTTTGTTGCCTTATTTATTGTTCTTCTGCATAATGACGTTCTCCATTTTACTAATTCTTTTTCCCTTCCATTACTTGCAgtatcattttttatttgacGTGGTAAGTGTGTACTAggttcttagtttttttttttttttcttctccatcTTTAATTTCATCGATTTTAACGCTTAGTTGGATGGAATGTTCGTTAGAGTCGGCACTCCTCAAATAGTATATATTAAGCAAGTAGaactaaaatatatatatattcaaggaaaaaaaaaaggaagctgCATAGGTAAAATCAAACCGCGTTCTTGAAGATGCATGCTTTGCTTGGTAAAGCTTTACGtcgttgatttttttttttttccctcgatAAAGAAGAGAATTCCATTCATTCCGAAGATAACCATTCCTCCTAGTTAATCTTTTATGATCTCGTGGTTAACATTTTTCTTTCACAAACAGAACAGCTGCCCGAGAATTAGATGAATGAACGATTGAATTTGCAATTGAAAGCTCGAGACAGAACGGAATATATCAAGCTGTAATTTGGAGACAATGAGCATCATCAACTGCAAAATGAGGCCGTTGTCTGCCTTGAAAGTCAAAAACAAGGAGAATGCGTATCTGGGGATTCTTTTGACTTGAGCAGAAGCTTTTATTTTTAGAGTCTTTAGACCCAAAACCTGCGGAGTCAAGCAGCCCCATGTGTGGTGTTTCTGTCACAGGAATCCGTAATTATTTTTTACAACAAAGATATCATTTGTATCTCCCGCAGCTGTATAAATGTATCTCATAAAATCACGAATCGAAAGATTTGATGCAACAGCTAAACTCCGGAGAAACCAAATCCTCATTACGATACGTTAGTCTCCTGGGTTGTTTCCCAAGTGATTTTGTCTGGGTTTTGTGAGAAACCAAATCCTCTTCCTAAAACAACCATATTCATTGGACCACCCAAGGTGGTGGGATGACACACCAGCTCTGGATACTACATTACCATAGAATGTCGTTTGATGGACTAGGAGTCCCAAGAAGATTTCAAGGAAAACGGGAAAATGTATCTCCAGTCTGAACTCTGAAAtgttttcctctctctctctctctctctctctctctctctctctctctctctctctctctctctctctctctctctctctctctctctctctctctctcttctttttggcTTCATTAAGGAGACAAAGTTAAAATGTTCACGACAGTATAACATTATTGTCACAAGC contains the following coding sequences:
- the LOC113712448 gene encoding bZIP transcription factor 44-like — translated: MASSSGNSSGSTSSQIQNSGSEGDLQLLMDQRKRKRMQSNRESARRSRMRKQKHLDDLTAQVAQIKEENSQILSTMNITTQQFLNVEAENSVLRAQLTELTQRLQSLNEILSYMNTSNGMLDTLELQPNSEIFMNNPWNLTYPNQPIMASADMFPY